The following proteins are encoded in a genomic region of Streptomyces lunaelactis:
- a CDS encoding cation:proton antiporter domain-containing protein — MTPHQIQALFIGLAAILVLSRVLGAGARYVGQPPVVGEILAGILVGPSLFGGAVAEFLFPADIRPLLTALANLGLVLFMFVIGYELDLALLRGKEKVAASVSLCSVVLPFSLGVLLALHLSNSHHTTNRTGFVLFIGAAMSVTAFPVLARILADSGLGRTRIGGIALASAAFDDIVAWSLLAVVVTVSGGGDQWAMLLAPVYLALMFFVVKPGLRRLFDDRGGSGRITADRLIVVLGGLMLSCWATEWLGVHFVFGAFLFGVIMPRSTSELVRMQVVDRFEHLSRLLLLPAFFVVAGLKVDLSQTGLKGLGELGLILLVAISGKFIGAFVGARVNGVPALQSGVLATLMNTRGLTEIVILTIGLQLGVLDAGLYALMVVMALVTTAMAGPLLYLFKRRAGGSEAIGNYDEAAVEDEAGKERPVASAGRPTG; from the coding sequence ATGACACCTCATCAGATACAGGCTCTGTTCATCGGACTCGCGGCGATACTTGTGCTCAGCCGGGTCCTCGGCGCCGGTGCGCGTTATGTGGGGCAGCCGCCCGTGGTCGGCGAGATTCTCGCCGGCATCCTGGTCGGACCCTCGCTGTTCGGCGGCGCCGTCGCGGAGTTCCTCTTCCCCGCCGACATCCGCCCACTGCTCACCGCGCTGGCCAACCTCGGCCTGGTCCTCTTCATGTTCGTCATCGGATACGAACTGGACCTGGCCCTGCTGCGCGGCAAGGAGAAGGTCGCGGCGAGCGTCTCGCTCTGCTCGGTCGTGCTCCCCTTCTCTCTCGGCGTGCTGCTCGCGCTCCATCTGAGCAACAGTCACCACACCACCAACCGGACCGGGTTCGTGCTCTTCATCGGCGCGGCCATGTCCGTCACCGCCTTCCCGGTACTGGCCAGAATCCTGGCCGACAGCGGCCTCGGCCGGACCAGGATCGGCGGGATCGCGCTCGCCAGCGCGGCCTTCGACGACATCGTGGCCTGGTCGCTGCTGGCCGTCGTGGTCACGGTCTCGGGCGGTGGCGATCAGTGGGCGATGCTGCTCGCACCGGTCTATCTGGCCCTGATGTTCTTCGTGGTCAAGCCGGGGCTGCGGCGGCTGTTCGACGACCGAGGGGGCAGCGGGCGGATCACCGCGGACCGGCTCATCGTCGTACTCGGCGGCCTGATGCTGTCCTGCTGGGCCACCGAGTGGCTCGGGGTGCACTTCGTCTTCGGCGCGTTCCTGTTCGGCGTCATCATGCCCCGCAGCACCTCCGAACTGGTCCGGATGCAGGTCGTCGACCGCTTCGAACACCTCAGCCGGCTGCTGCTGCTCCCGGCGTTCTTCGTCGTCGCCGGCCTGAAGGTCGATCTGTCGCAGACCGGTCTGAAGGGCCTCGGCGAACTCGGGCTCATCCTGCTCGTCGCCATCTCGGGCAAGTTCATCGGTGCCTTCGTCGGTGCCCGGGTCAACGGCGTGCCCGCGCTGCAGAGCGGAGTCCTCGCGACACTGATGAACACCCGAGGGCTCACCGAGATCGTCATTCTCACCATCGGACTTCAACTGGGCGTCCTCGACGCCGGGTTGTACGCCCTCATGGTGGTCATGGCGCTGGTGACGACCGCGATGGCCGGACCGCTGCTGTATCTGTTCAAGCGGCGCGCGGGCGGCTCCGAGGCCATCGGGAACTACGACGAGGCCGCGGTGGAGGACGAGGCGGGGAAGGAGCGGCCCGTCGCGTCGGCCGGCCGGCCGACGGGCTGA
- a CDS encoding LLM class flavin-dependent oxidoreductase: protein MEIGVGLPTTVPDIDGRRLVDWARLAENHGFSSLGTLDRLVYDSYEPLTSLAAAAAVTERIRLTTSILLAAYRPGTPLLAKQLATIHEISGGRLTVGVAAGGRDDDFRATGAPYGDRGKRLDGILTELREVWGGKGPVPGIGPFPKGAGPEIIVGGHTPAAMARAARFADGWIAGGSSATAYAELARQARAAWQDRGRTGAPRLVALVYACLGPGATEVAQSYLRAYYSFIGPKAEMAAKAVITDAARLRETAAAYEAAGCDELLVFPCTSDAGQLELLAGATLG, encoded by the coding sequence GTGGAGATCGGAGTGGGCCTGCCCACGACAGTGCCGGACATCGACGGGCGCCGCCTCGTCGACTGGGCGCGGCTGGCGGAGAACCACGGGTTCTCCAGCCTCGGCACCCTCGACCGTCTGGTGTACGACAGTTATGAGCCGCTGACCTCGCTCGCCGCCGCGGCCGCGGTGACCGAGCGGATCCGGCTGACGACGTCCATCCTGCTCGCCGCCTACCGCCCCGGCACCCCGCTGCTGGCCAAGCAGCTCGCCACGATCCATGAGATCTCGGGCGGCCGGCTGACGGTCGGGGTGGCGGCCGGCGGCCGCGACGACGACTTCCGCGCCACCGGCGCCCCCTACGGCGACCGTGGGAAGCGTCTCGACGGCATCCTCACGGAGCTGCGGGAGGTGTGGGGCGGCAAGGGTCCGGTGCCCGGTATCGGGCCGTTCCCCAAGGGTGCGGGGCCGGAGATCATCGTGGGCGGCCACACTCCCGCGGCGATGGCGCGCGCGGCCAGGTTCGCCGACGGCTGGATCGCCGGCGGCAGCTCAGCGACCGCCTACGCCGAGCTTGCCCGTCAGGCCCGTGCGGCGTGGCAGGACCGGGGCCGTACCGGCGCACCGCGGCTGGTGGCGCTGGTGTACGCGTGCCTCGGCCCGGGCGCCACGGAGGTCGCCCAGTCGTATCTGCGGGCGTACTACTCCTTCATCGGCCCGAAGGCGGAGATGGCGGCCAAGGCGGTCATCACCGACGCGGCACGGCTGCGCGAGACGGCCGCCGCGTACGAGGCGGCGGGCTGCGACGAGTTGCTGGTCTTCCCCTGCACCTCCGATGCGGGGCAACTGGAGCTGCTCGCAGGGGCGACGCTGGGCTGA
- a CDS encoding methyltransferase: MTTINPLTDPKDPFGISQLGLGFASAKLLLTALELGVFSTLAETADSEAAVEELRAALGLHPRAATDFFDALVALGLLERSSGRYRNSEAAQRYLVRGESYAGGFLEGANFVLYPAWGRLTQALRTGAPQAEGDFEAMLSDPAAQRVFLAMQDSLSAPLVPYLLGAVEWSGWSTVTDVGGARGNLAGLLLRAQPQLTGRVFDRPQNETPCAEHARTLGVGDRLAFTGGDFFADELPEADVVVIGHVLADFSLEERKVLIDKAFTAVRPGGALLVYDPMPGDKPDLPSLVASLHMLVMTPAGAGYHPGDCGQWMLQAGFTGVAEHELPLGNTLVTGRKPR; this comes from the coding sequence ATGACCACCATCAATCCGTTGACGGACCCCAAGGACCCCTTCGGCATCAGCCAGTTGGGCCTGGGGTTCGCCTCGGCGAAGCTGCTGCTGACCGCCCTGGAACTGGGGGTGTTCAGCACGCTCGCCGAAACCGCCGACAGTGAGGCCGCGGTGGAGGAGCTGCGGGCGGCCCTCGGCCTGCACCCGCGGGCCGCCACCGACTTCTTCGACGCCCTGGTCGCGCTCGGACTGCTGGAGCGCAGCTCCGGCCGCTACCGCAACAGCGAGGCCGCGCAGCGGTATCTCGTACGCGGGGAGAGCTATGCGGGCGGCTTCCTCGAAGGCGCCAACTTCGTGCTGTATCCCGCCTGGGGGCGCCTGACGCAGGCGCTGCGCACGGGCGCCCCGCAGGCCGAGGGCGACTTCGAGGCGATGCTCAGCGATCCGGCCGCGCAGCGGGTGTTCCTGGCCATGCAGGACTCGCTGAGCGCTCCCCTGGTGCCGTATCTGCTCGGAGCCGTGGAGTGGAGCGGCTGGAGCACGGTGACCGATGTCGGCGGCGCCCGGGGCAATCTCGCCGGGCTGCTGCTGCGCGCCCAGCCGCAGCTGACCGGCCGGGTCTTCGACCGGCCGCAGAACGAGACACCGTGCGCCGAGCATGCGCGCACGCTCGGCGTCGGTGACCGACTGGCCTTCACCGGCGGGGACTTCTTCGCCGACGAACTGCCCGAGGCCGATGTCGTGGTGATCGGCCATGTGCTGGCGGACTTCTCGCTGGAGGAGCGCAAGGTCCTGATCGACAAGGCGTTCACGGCGGTACGGCCGGGGGGCGCGCTGCTCGTCTACGACCCCATGCCCGGCGACAAGCCCGATCTGCCCTCTCTGGTCGCGAGCCTGCACATGCTGGTGATGACCCCGGCCGGGGCGGGCTACCACCCGGGCGACTGCGGCCAGTGGATGCTGCAGGCGGGGTTCACCGGCGTCGCCGAGCACGAACTGCCGCTCGGCAACACGCTGGTGACCGGCCGCAAGCCGCGCTGA
- a CDS encoding peptide MFS transporter, translating to MTTARADQDPGVGGAGTRSVRSWPPWYRTLFMSDVWERFGFFGMQAILVLYAVAPRSEGGLGLAKADSAALFGAWIGLAFMLCLPGGWVADRLLGPRRTLIIGACVTTVGHFALASPWLWTTPLGLILLALGLGLYKPNHQAMLNLMFGKDSGRREAGISLMYVGIQVSALLSPLIAGFLGERVDWHLGFAVSGTAMLLGTIQLWISQHQFKEVGNAPGRPLNPEESRRAFRLIGTTAAVVVLLVTGGVASGGLGPGGAIGLVGTASIIAPVAAYLVLYRSRELSPGDRRRLRAFLWIFLGSTLFWSMIAQDGSSLTLFAKESTDRHVLGFDVPVSWLQSATPLFILILAPVFAWALLKYGGRRSGVPVKFSVGLTLTGVSFLIMALAAALASGGEKVSPVWLLVVYLMHACGELIVAAVGIAAVADVLPRKFIAHMLGLLWLFAALGGGAGSGMVRLIDVIPESVYYLMLAVFALAMGGAMALNRHAIVRGLSGDDERVPGDDTDDTTVKEDSPA from the coding sequence ATGACCACCGCACGCGCTGATCAGGATCCCGGTGTCGGCGGTGCCGGCACCCGGTCCGTCAGAAGCTGGCCGCCGTGGTACCGCACGCTCTTCATGAGCGATGTGTGGGAGCGCTTCGGCTTCTTCGGCATGCAGGCCATCCTCGTCCTGTACGCGGTCGCCCCGCGCTCCGAAGGCGGACTGGGGCTGGCGAAGGCCGATTCCGCGGCGCTGTTCGGCGCGTGGATCGGGCTCGCCTTCATGCTCTGCCTCCCCGGGGGCTGGGTGGCCGACCGGCTGCTCGGCCCCCGGCGGACCCTGATCATCGGGGCGTGCGTCACCACGGTGGGCCACTTCGCGCTGGCCTCGCCGTGGCTGTGGACGACGCCCCTCGGGCTGATCCTCCTCGCGCTCGGCCTCGGCCTGTACAAGCCGAACCACCAGGCCATGCTCAACCTGATGTTCGGCAAGGACAGCGGCCGGCGCGAGGCCGGCATCTCGCTGATGTACGTCGGCATCCAGGTGAGCGCCCTGCTCTCGCCGCTGATCGCCGGATTCCTCGGCGAGCGTGTCGACTGGCACCTCGGCTTCGCCGTCTCCGGTACGGCCATGCTGCTCGGCACGATCCAACTCTGGATCAGCCAGCACCAGTTCAAGGAGGTCGGGAACGCTCCCGGGCGGCCGCTGAACCCCGAGGAGTCCCGGCGGGCGTTCCGGCTGATCGGTACGACCGCCGCCGTGGTGGTCCTGCTGGTCACGGGCGGCGTGGCGTCCGGCGGTCTGGGTCCGGGCGGCGCCATCGGTCTGGTCGGCACGGCCAGCATCATCGCCCCGGTGGCCGCCTACCTGGTGCTCTACCGCAGCCGTGAGCTGAGCCCGGGTGACCGCCGGCGGCTGCGCGCCTTTCTGTGGATCTTCCTCGGCTCGACGCTCTTCTGGTCGATGATCGCGCAGGACGGCTCCTCGCTCACCCTGTTCGCCAAGGAGTCGACGGACCGTCATGTCCTCGGCTTCGACGTGCCGGTGAGCTGGCTGCAGTCCGCGACCCCGCTGTTCATCCTGATCCTGGCCCCGGTGTTCGCCTGGGCGCTGCTGAAGTACGGCGGCAGGCGCAGCGGGGTGCCGGTGAAGTTCTCCGTCGGACTGACGCTGACCGGTGTCAGCTTCCTGATCATGGCGCTGGCCGCGGCCCTCGCCTCGGGCGGCGAGAAGGTCTCGCCGGTGTGGCTGCTCGTCGTGTATCTCATGCACGCCTGCGGTGAGCTGATCGTCGCCGCGGTGGGTATAGCGGCGGTCGCCGATGTACTGCCCCGGAAGTTCATCGCCCACATGCTCGGACTGCTGTGGCTCTTCGCCGCGCTCGGCGGCGGCGCCGGCAGCGGCATGGTCCGGCTCATCGACGTCATCCCCGAGTCCGTCTACTACCTGATGCTCGCGGTGTTCGCGCTGGCGATGGGCGGCGCCATGGCGCTGAACCGGCACGCCATCGTGCGCGGCCTGTCCGGCGACGACGAGCGCGTACCGGGCGACGACACGGACGACACGACCGTCAAGGAGGACAGCCCGGCATGA
- a CDS encoding NAD(P)/FAD-dependent oxidoreductase, producing MRGSTQILVIGGGPAGSTAAGLLAKEGFQVTLLERDQFPRYHIGESILPSCRPILELLGVWDKVEAYGFQPKGGAYFFWGPEEWEVKFNSLGENGANAWQVVRSEFDELLLRHAAELGVEVVENITVKELEFDGERPVAALWAGTKDAAQSGRIAFDYVIDASGRGGVFAARHLKNREYHEIFRNVAAWSYWKNVKPLDRGPDGAIAVLSSADGWFWNIPLHNGTTSIGLVTGRDIFNEKKNSLGGIQQVYDKAISECTHLLPLLEGAEQVAGMKVEQDYSYTAESFGGPGYLLSGDAACFLDPLLSTGVHLATYSAMLAAASVSSVLRGEVEEKEAWDFYNTVYRHAYERLLVLVSVFYESYRGKEHHFYNAQKLTSAQREGLSIQDAFDRIVTGIADLEDAQDVYSRVHAHLNGAESGDPNPLANLNKVHEQKQAPMNPQNAVGGLYLSFRPRLHLARTEGERTT from the coding sequence ATGCGTGGTTCCACCCAGATCCTCGTCATCGGGGGTGGGCCCGCGGGCTCCACCGCTGCCGGCCTGCTGGCCAAGGAGGGCTTCCAGGTCACGCTCTTGGAGCGCGACCAGTTCCCCCGCTACCACATCGGCGAATCGATCCTCCCGTCCTGCCGGCCGATCCTGGAACTCCTCGGCGTCTGGGACAAGGTGGAGGCGTACGGCTTCCAGCCCAAGGGCGGCGCCTACTTCTTCTGGGGTCCGGAGGAGTGGGAGGTCAAGTTCAACAGCCTCGGCGAGAACGGCGCCAACGCCTGGCAGGTCGTGCGCTCCGAGTTCGACGAGCTGCTGCTGCGGCACGCGGCCGAACTCGGCGTCGAGGTGGTCGAGAACATCACGGTCAAGGAACTCGAGTTCGACGGCGAACGCCCGGTGGCGGCCCTGTGGGCGGGCACCAAGGACGCCGCGCAGAGCGGCCGTATCGCCTTCGACTACGTCATCGACGCCTCGGGCCGCGGCGGGGTCTTCGCCGCCCGGCACCTCAAGAACCGTGAATACCACGAGATCTTCCGCAATGTCGCGGCCTGGTCGTACTGGAAGAACGTCAAGCCCCTGGACCGCGGGCCGGACGGCGCGATCGCCGTCCTGTCGTCGGCCGACGGCTGGTTCTGGAACATTCCGCTGCACAACGGCACCACCAGCATCGGCCTGGTCACCGGAAGGGACATCTTCAACGAGAAGAAGAACTCCCTCGGCGGTATCCAGCAGGTCTACGACAAGGCCATCTCCGAGTGCACACACCTGCTCCCCCTCCTGGAGGGCGCCGAGCAGGTCGCCGGCATGAAGGTCGAGCAGGACTACTCGTACACCGCGGAGAGCTTCGGCGGCCCCGGTTATCTGCTCAGCGGCGACGCCGCCTGCTTCCTGGACCCGCTGCTCTCCACCGGTGTGCACCTGGCCACCTACAGCGCGATGCTCGCCGCCGCCAGCGTCTCCAGCGTGCTGCGCGGCGAGGTGGAGGAGAAGGAGGCCTGGGACTTCTACAACACGGTCTACCGGCACGCGTACGAGCGGCTGCTGGTGCTCGTCTCCGTCTTCTACGAGAGCTACCGCGGCAAGGAGCACCACTTCTACAACGCCCAGAAGCTCACCAGCGCCCAGCGCGAGGGCCTCAGCATCCAGGACGCCTTCGACCGCATCGTGACCGGCATCGCCGACCTCGAGGACGCGCAGGACGTGTACTCGCGGGTGCACGCACACCTCAACGGCGCGGAGAGCGGCGACCCCAACCCGCTGGCCAACCTGAACAAGGTGCACGAGCAGAAGCAGGCGCCGATGAATCCGCAGAACGCGGTCGGCGGACTGTATCTCTCCTTCCGGCCCCGCCTGCACCTTGCGCGTACGGAGGGAGAGCGCACCACATGA
- a CDS encoding VOC family protein yields the protein MAARTARMWAAGATASALLAVSLVAAGTTAGAETTRPRPTLTAAEEVRYGQTTLYTTNVDTLLNFYRDALGFTVLYRFPDTGPAVFGTVLLGPDYYITFTTYDTVRQATGIAGIGRSKVHQSEVVVLTPDVDALFARAQKARARVLMPPKDQPWGERSAYVADPEGNFVQISTHRQ from the coding sequence ATGGCTGCACGTACCGCCCGGATGTGGGCGGCCGGCGCGACGGCGAGCGCGCTGCTCGCCGTGAGCCTGGTCGCGGCCGGCACCACCGCCGGGGCCGAGACCACCAGGCCCAGGCCGACGCTCACGGCGGCGGAGGAGGTCCGGTACGGCCAGACGACGCTCTACACGACGAACGTCGACACGCTGCTCAACTTCTACCGGGACGCTCTCGGATTCACCGTGCTGTACCGCTTCCCGGACACAGGTCCCGCGGTGTTCGGCACGGTCCTGCTCGGCCCCGACTACTACATCACCTTCACCACGTACGACACCGTGCGTCAGGCGACGGGAATTGCGGGCATCGGCCGGTCGAAGGTGCACCAGTCCGAGGTCGTGGTACTGACCCCGGACGTCGATGCTCTCTTCGCCCGCGCGCAGAAGGCCAGGGCGAGGGTCCTCATGCCGCCCAAGGATCAGCCCTGGGGCGAGCGGTCCGCCTATGTGGCCGACCCCGAGGGCAACTTCGTCCAGATCTCGACGCACAGGCAGTAG